The proteins below come from a single Malus sylvestris chromosome 3, drMalSylv7.2, whole genome shotgun sequence genomic window:
- the LOC126615328 gene encoding DEK domain-containing chromatin-associated protein 4-like, translated as MIMGEKDMVANDTEKVANGTSQLEKTSRDATEKKGDERVEVKEMDVDKKGNEIDEVEKMDEDQETNGSKVEQVKDEAEGPKVEELKEETGPDEVKKDDENAQVEKMDKDLEADGSKGEKVKEGTEELKVEEKEEETAPNEKEETEEKKEIEVEEEKVDGLSVEEEKEKVKVEEKEEEKEEIVEDKEEEMEEEKEEEKEEIVEDKEEEMEEEKEEEAKVEKGPRKRAKGKSAEKTIEKKKKVAEKKEPEPRTPATDRPVRERKSVERLVEAIEKDNAKEFHIEKGRGTPLKDIPNVAFKLSRRKIDDNIKLLHTILFGRRGKALEVKSNISRFSGFVWRGNEDKQNAKVKEKFDKCNKEKLLDFCDLLNLSVSKATTRKEDIVAKLIEFLMAPHATTDALLAEKETPTKGNKRKRATKGSPSTSGGTSSKRPAKNHRKNDDDSKTEDKSTPDTEDESEEDVKAEEEENAEDENENGVPEKSEDVMPERSESEEKHNSSDDSEAEVIKKKPRSKSSFRKKESSEKVKTKKSRVSAKSTPPPSKRQRKSSTKRTLVDDDSDTSPKASSRKKKNEKVSKESTPKKSASTEKTVKKVAKGKDKTKEGKLRPTDDNLRDAICQILKQVDFNTATFTDILKLLAGQFDADLSLRKSAIKLMIQEELTKLADEADEEDEEGDPEKDETQTAKEEEVEV; from the exons ATGATCATGGGTGAAAAAGACATGGTGGCCAATGACACTGAAAAAGTGGCAAATGGGACTAGCCAGTTAGAGAAAACTAGCAGAGATGCAACTGAGAAAAAAGGGGATGAAAGGGTTGAGGTAAAAGAAATGGACGTAGATAAGAAAGGTAATGAGATCGATGAAGTGGAGAAAATGGATGAAGACCAAGAGACCAACGGAAGCAAAGTTGAACAAGTGAAAGACGAAGCTGAAGGACCCAAAGTTGAGGAATTGAAAGAGGAAACTGGTCCAGATGAAGTTAAAAAAGATGACGAGAATGCACAAGTTGAGAAAATGGACAAAGACCTAGAGGCTGATGGAAGCAAAGGTGAAAAGGTGAAAGAAGGAACAGAGGAACTCAAAGTtgaggaaaaggaagaagaaactgCTCCAAATGAAAAAGAGGAGActgaagaaaagaaggaaattgAAGTGGAAGAAGAGAAGGTTGATGGGCTTTCGGTGgaggaagagaaggaaaaagTGAAGGttgaagagaaggaagaagagaaagaagagatagTAGAAGATAAGGAAGAAGAGATGgaagaagagaaggaagaagaaaaagaagagatagTAGAAGATAAGGAAGAAGAGATGgaagaagagaaggaagaagaagctaAGGTGGAGAAAGGGCCAAGGAAGCGTGCAAAAGGAAAGAGTGCAGAGAAAACcatagagaagaaaaagaaagttgcAGAAAAGAAGGAGCCTGAGCCAAGAACTCCTGCTACTGATCGGCCTGTTCGTGAGCGGAAATCAGTTGAAAGGCTGGTGGAAGCTATTGAAAAGGATAATGCCAAGGAATTCCATATAGAGAAG GGACGCGGTACACCATTGAAAGACATACCTAATG TGGCTTTCAAGTTGTCAAGAAGGAAAATTGATGATAACATAAAACTACTTCATACTATTCTTTTTGGAAGGAGAGGAAAG GCACTTGAGGTCAAGAGTAATATATCCAGGTTTTCTGGTTTTGTGTGGCGTGGAAATGAG GACAAGCAAAATGctaaagtaaaagaaaaatttgACAAGTGTAATAAAGAGAAGTTACTGGACTTCTGTGATCTGCTCAACTTATCAGTTTCCAAAGCTACTACTAGGAAG GAGGATATAGTTGCAAAGCTCATTGAATTTTTGATGGCTCCTCATGCTACAACTGATGCACTCCTCGCAGAAAAAGAGACG CCAACTAAGGGCAACAAGCGCAAGAGGGCAACTAAAGGAAGTCCTTCAACATCTGGGGGCACAAGCTCAAAGCGCCCAGCAAAG AATCATAGAAAGAATGATGATGATTCAAAAACGGAGGACAAGAGTACACCAGATACAGAAGATGAGTCAGAGGAAGATGTGAaagccgaagaagaagaaaatgctgAGGACGAAAATGAAAATGGTGTACCAGAAAAGTCAGAGGACGTGATGCCTGAGCGTTCAGAAAGTGAGGAGAAACATAATTCTTCCGATGATTCTGAGGCAGAAGTGATAAAAAAGAAGCCACGATCAAAATCATCATTCAGAAAGAAGGAATCTTCTGAAAAAGTTAAAACCAAAAAATCCAGAGTTTCTGCTAAATCTACTCCGCCACCTAGTAAAAGACAaaggaaatcatcaacaaaacgCACTCTGGTTGATGATGACAGTGATACAAGTCCAAAGGCATCctcaaggaagaagaaaaatgagaaggtgTCCAAAGAATCTACTCCAAAAAAATCTGCCTCAACGGAAAAAACTG TGAAAAAAGTTGCTAAAGGGAAGGACAAGACCAAGGAGGGAAAATTGAGGCCAACTGATGACAATTTGAGAGATGCAATATGTCAAATTCTCAAACAAGTTGACTTCAATACG GCTACTTTCACCGACATTCTGAAGCTACTTG CCGGGCAATTCGATGCAGATCTCAGCTTAAGAAAGTCAGCCATAAAGCTCATGATCCAGGAAGAGCTTACTAAATTAGCTGACGAGGCAgatgaagaagacgaagaagggGATCCAGAGAAAGACGAAACCCAGACTGCTAAGGAAGAGGAGGTCGAAGTCTGA